One window from the genome of Pseudomonas frederiksbergensis encodes:
- a CDS encoding autotransporter assembly complex family protein has product MNFPGRMTGGALLLSLSCAALAQSELDVRIKPSNDELKANVEGYIGGLGDRDEDALLRFSRGAEEQARKAAQALGYYQPQIDSEVQAGKAPRLILSIDPGEPVHLRNVTIRIDGPAASLKRFRVPDNAGLKPGAVLNHGRYEDAKRTIQNQASRYGFFSGRFISQTLRVDPQAGIADIELIYDSGPRYALGPVSFEGDTPFDEDLLQRMVPFKAGAPYDSELIAELNQALQSSGYFEGVRVDAAPTAATDNVIPVAVKLNTRKPRTMGLGLGFSTDVGPRAKANWTRHWVNPQGHSYGWEAEVSAPRQNVGLWYDVPLDPPLTDKLRYAGGYQYEELAGTDTLSKLLTVGPEWHSKLPSGWQRVVSLKWQREEYRLGDDSGLSTLLMPGVSYSYLRSDNRIDPHNGYRLQFDTKVAKEGLGSDNNLLYGTAMVKGLTTVFDKHRFLARAQIGGSATNGYKSIPPSLRFFAGGDQSVRGYDYQSLSPENSEGDRIGGRYMVAGSVEYQYSVAEKWRVATFVDQGNSFNNLDLPSLKTGVGVGVRWVSPVGPIRLDLAHALDDEGGIRLHFSMGPEL; this is encoded by the coding sequence ATGAATTTCCCAGGACGAATGACCGGTGGCGCGCTTTTGCTGTCTCTCAGCTGCGCGGCGCTGGCACAAAGTGAATTGGATGTGCGGATCAAACCGTCCAATGACGAACTCAAGGCCAACGTAGAAGGGTACATCGGTGGCTTGGGCGATCGTGACGAAGACGCGTTGCTGCGCTTCAGTCGCGGCGCCGAGGAGCAGGCGCGCAAGGCGGCCCAGGCGCTGGGCTACTACCAGCCGCAGATCGACAGTGAGGTCCAGGCGGGCAAGGCGCCGCGCCTGATCCTGAGCATCGACCCCGGCGAGCCGGTGCACTTGCGTAATGTCACGATTCGCATCGACGGCCCGGCGGCGTCGCTCAAGCGTTTCCGCGTGCCTGACAACGCAGGCCTCAAGCCCGGTGCGGTGCTCAACCACGGGCGCTATGAAGACGCCAAGCGGACGATCCAGAACCAGGCCTCGCGCTATGGTTTCTTCAGTGGGCGGTTCATCAGCCAGACGTTGCGCGTGGACCCGCAGGCCGGTATCGCCGACATCGAACTGATCTACGACAGCGGGCCGCGCTACGCCTTGGGCCCGGTCAGTTTCGAAGGTGATACACCCTTCGATGAAGACCTGCTGCAACGCATGGTGCCGTTCAAGGCGGGTGCGCCCTACGACTCCGAGCTCATCGCCGAACTCAACCAGGCCTTGCAATCGAGCGGCTACTTCGAAGGCGTGCGCGTCGATGCGGCGCCCACCGCGGCCACTGACAACGTGATCCCGGTAGCGGTCAAGCTCAACACCCGCAAGCCTCGCACCATGGGGTTGGGCCTGGGGTTCTCCACCGACGTAGGCCCCCGCGCGAAGGCCAACTGGACGCGCCACTGGGTCAACCCGCAAGGGCATAGTTATGGCTGGGAAGCGGAAGTGTCGGCGCCGCGGCAGAACGTCGGCCTGTGGTACGACGTACCGCTGGACCCACCCTTGACCGACAAGCTGCGCTACGCCGGCGGCTACCAATATGAAGAGCTGGCCGGCACCGATACCCTCAGCAAATTGCTCACCGTGGGGCCTGAATGGCACAGCAAGTTGCCCAGCGGCTGGCAGCGGGTGGTGTCACTCAAATGGCAGCGCGAGGAATACCGTCTCGGTGACGATTCGGGCCTGAGTACGTTGCTGATGCCGGGCGTCAGCTATTCGTACCTGCGCAGCGATAACCGTATCGACCCGCACAATGGCTACCGCCTGCAATTCGACACCAAGGTCGCCAAGGAAGGGCTGGGTTCGGACAACAACCTTTTGTATGGCACCGCCATGGTCAAGGGCCTGACCACCGTGTTCGACAAGCATCGTTTCCTGGCGCGCGCCCAGATCGGCGGCAGCGCCACCAATGGCTACAAATCGATTCCGCCGTCCCTGCGGTTTTTTGCCGGCGGCGATCAGAGCGTGCGCGGCTATGACTACCAGAGCCTGTCGCCGGAAAACTCCGAGGGCGATCGCATCGGCGGCCGCTACATGGTGGCCGGCAGCGTCGAGTATCAATATTCGGTCGCGGAAAAATGGCGCGTCGCAACCTTCGTTGACCAGGGCAACTCTTTCAATAATCTCGATTTGCCAAGCCTCAAGACCGGCGTGGGTGTCGGCGTGCGCTGGGTGTCGCCGGTCGGCCCGATCCGCCTCGACCTGGCCCATGCCCTGGACGACGAGGGCGGCATTCGATTGCACTTTTCCATGGGGCCTGAGTTGTGA
- a CDS encoding GNAT family N-acetyltransferase, with translation MPETANADIHMLDSGYSREARSLLYQAYRHEPTFSYLFESERPGYEQRVRATVRELVKQHFFQDLPAIGLLVNDRLIGIALIAPPQRRLGITESWAWRLRMVLSTGFRCTRRYLEYHASVLACLPSDSVHVLPLLGVHPQFQGKHYGEQLLEAVHNWCAVDEHSQGVVLDTGNPRYLDFYKRQGYEEIGEVAVGPVREHVFFHANPQVLQSATA, from the coding sequence ATGCCTGAAACCGCCAATGCTGATATCCACATGCTCGACAGCGGTTATTCCCGCGAAGCGCGTTCATTGTTGTACCAGGCTTATCGCCACGAGCCGACCTTCAGCTACCTGTTCGAGTCCGAGCGTCCCGGGTATGAACAGCGGGTGCGAGCGACAGTGCGAGAGCTGGTCAAGCAGCATTTCTTCCAGGATCTGCCGGCAATCGGCCTGTTGGTCAACGACCGTCTGATCGGCATCGCCCTGATCGCGCCGCCGCAGCGCCGCCTGGGCATTACCGAAAGTTGGGCCTGGCGCCTGCGCATGGTGCTGAGCACTGGGTTTCGCTGTACCCGACGGTACTTGGAATATCACGCATCGGTGCTGGCCTGCCTGCCATCGGACTCGGTCCATGTGTTGCCGTTGCTCGGGGTGCACCCACAATTCCAGGGCAAACACTATGGCGAGCAGTTGCTCGAAGCGGTGCATAACTGGTGTGCGGTGGATGAACATTCCCAAGGCGTGGTGCTGGACACCGGCAACCCACGCTATCTCGACTTCTATAAGCGCCAGGGTTATGAGGAAATTGGCGAAGTTGCGGTAGGACCTGTCCGCGAGCATGTGTTCTTTCATGCAAACCCGCAGGTTCTGCAGAGCGCGACAGCTTAG
- a CDS encoding efflux transporter outer membrane subunit, producing the protein MKRQTLRTRLSLVLLAMSLAGCASYSGLETEGVSLEAKSLQAGQSLTGVTLSPASWPKSDWWKSLGDPQLDGLIREALRDSPDMQIASARVHQASAAAYAANAARLPTLDASGSVSRSRLARDQDPQGQGGAYSTLRSLSVDFNYDFDLWGGQRAAWEAALGQARAAEIDRQAAQLTLAADVARAYSDLGQAHIIYDLANEDLKRTRQMLDLGKRRLSAGIDSEYQFQQTESLEASADATLIDAEKRLQSARIALAVLLGKGPDRGNEIARPHVLQASAVALPSNLPAELLGRRPDLVAARWRVEAASKNIEAGKTNFYPNLNLSAAAGVQSLLGDAMFGSASRFFNVAPTVSLPIFDGGRLRADLDARDADYDLAVAQYNKSLVAALGDVSDTINQLRDIGRQIGAQQHAVDIAQNSYDTVVQRYGSGIGNYLDVLSIEQQLLQAQRQLATLNAEQIDLSIQLMQALGGGFDTQTVASATPAATAPTH; encoded by the coding sequence ATGAAGCGTCAAACCTTGCGTACCCGCCTGAGCCTGGTGCTGTTGGCCATGAGCCTGGCCGGTTGTGCCAGCTACAGCGGCCTGGAGACCGAAGGCGTCAGCCTTGAGGCCAAGAGCCTGCAGGCGGGACAGTCCCTGACCGGCGTCACATTGTCGCCAGCCTCATGGCCGAAAAGCGACTGGTGGAAGAGCCTCGGCGACCCGCAACTCGACGGCCTGATCCGTGAAGCGCTGCGCGACAGCCCGGACATGCAGATTGCCAGCGCCCGAGTCCACCAGGCCAGCGCCGCAGCCTACGCCGCCAATGCCGCACGCCTGCCGACCCTGGATGCCAGTGGCAGCGTCAGCCGTTCACGCCTGGCCCGCGACCAGGACCCGCAAGGGCAGGGCGGGGCCTACAGCACCTTGCGTTCGCTGAGCGTGGATTTCAATTACGACTTCGATTTGTGGGGTGGCCAGCGCGCCGCCTGGGAAGCCGCTCTCGGCCAGGCCCGCGCCGCCGAGATCGACCGCCAGGCCGCGCAACTGACCCTGGCCGCCGACGTGGCCCGGGCTTATAGCGACCTCGGCCAGGCCCACATCATTTATGACTTGGCCAACGAAGACCTCAAGCGCACGCGGCAGATGCTCGACCTGGGCAAGCGCCGCCTCAGCGCCGGGATCGACAGCGAGTACCAATTCCAGCAGACCGAAAGCCTGGAGGCGAGCGCCGACGCGACCTTGATCGACGCGGAGAAACGCCTGCAGAGCGCCAGGATCGCCCTGGCCGTGCTGCTGGGCAAAGGGCCTGATCGGGGCAACGAAATCGCCCGGCCCCATGTGCTGCAGGCCAGCGCGGTCGCACTGCCGTCGAACCTGCCGGCCGAGTTACTGGGCCGCCGTCCAGACCTGGTCGCCGCGCGGTGGCGGGTCGAGGCGGCGAGCAAGAACATCGAGGCCGGCAAGACCAACTTTTACCCCAACCTCAACCTGAGCGCGGCGGCCGGGGTGCAATCGTTGCTGGGGGACGCGATGTTCGGTTCGGCCAGTCGTTTCTTCAACGTGGCGCCGACGGTGTCGCTGCCGATTTTCGATGGCGGGCGCCTGCGCGCTGACCTGGATGCCCGGGACGCCGACTACGACCTGGCGGTGGCGCAATACAACAAGAGCCTGGTCGCGGCCCTTGGCGATGTCAGCGACACCATCAACCAGTTACGTGACATCGGACGGCAGATCGGCGCCCAGCAACACGCCGTGGATATCGCACAGAACTCCTACGACACCGTGGTCCAGCGCTACGGCTCGGGCATCGGCAATTACCTGGACGTGCTGAGCATCGAGCAGCAGTTGCTCCAGGCCCAGCGGCAACTGGCAACGCTCAATGCCGAGCAGATCGATTTGTCGATCCAATTGATGCAGGCCCTGGGCGGCGGCTTCGACACCCAAACCGTGGCTTCGGCCACACCGGCCGCCACCGCGCCGACTCACTGA
- a CDS encoding translocation/assembly module TamB domain-containing protein, whose amino-acid sequence MNRGLKITLLALGGLLVAVLLALSVMLGTALGSRWALGLVPGLSVENFQGRLGGQWNADRIVWQQDASRVELDQPVLAWSPFCLLRMTLCIEQLKADRIALQLPASSDAPSSGPISLPDLDLPLAIELGDVQVGSLSFNGSEQLKGLQLAAHWTAEGLQIDSVQLQRDELSLKLSGLLQPRGDWPLSAAGQLTLPAPGATPWVLDLKVDGDLLKTLDLSADSSGYLQGRLKGDVQPLADNLPAKVRITADGFKAGADLPDTLLLNQLELTGEGNLKEGYQLLGKASLPAEKGPVALSLSGKVDANGAHIAGLDLDAGDQRSLKLTGQLDWREGLSAEAKIAWLDFPWHRLYPLIDEPQVTLRRFNGEVSYTDGKYLGNFQAALDGPAGAFSLDSPFSGDLTQIHLPQLKLGAGQGKAEGHLSLQFADGIAWDTALELSAINPAYWLGELPGTLAGPLRSKGALRNDQLELEADLDLKGKLRGQPALLQAKASGAGEQWNLGALDIRLGDNRINGAASLQQKLTGQIDIKLSRLAQLWPQLRGQVMGRLDMAGTLKAPQGKFGLQGTQLAFQDNRLQSLNLDATLDSGQRGKVNLKASGISTGETSLGVLTVSGQGDIKQQKLNLDLQGPQLESTLTLDGSLDQGNWRGRLASGDVQVGGQTWRLQAPAKLERLANGTLNFGAHCWRSGQASLCGEDQRLIPEPRLRYHLKQFPIESLAQWMPKDFSWRGQLNADLQLDLPASGPNGRVSVDASGGTLRIRDNEQGKGQWLDFPYQTLTLNSRLTPTRIDTDLNFVGARLGELMLQARINPLPASKPLSGTFRLSGLDLSVARPFVPMVETLTGHLNGSGTLSGGLLAPQVNGNLVLSDGEVSGPQLPISLEALQVRAMIAGETVRLEGDWKSGKDGQGRLAGNIGWGEALTLDLALKGSQLPVTVEPYAVLDVAPDLNITMQGERLSIAGKVLVPKGEITIRELPPSTVKVSDDTVIVGHQTEEGKAPMAMAMDIDVIVGQEKLAFSGFGLTANVKGQVHIGDNMDTRGELWLNDGKYRAYGQRLTVRRARLLFAGPIDQPYLDIEAIRQTDDVIAGIRLSGSAEQPATQIFSEPAMSQEQALSYLVLGRPLSTTGEDNNMLAQAALGLGLMGSSGVTTSLANNLGIEDFQLDTQGSGNDTSVVASGNLSEKLSLRYGVGVFEPANTIALRYKLSKKVYLEAASGVASSLDIFYKRDF is encoded by the coding sequence GTGAATCGCGGTTTGAAAATAACGCTGCTGGCCCTTGGCGGTTTGCTGGTGGCGGTCTTGCTGGCCTTGAGCGTGATGTTGGGCACGGCGTTAGGCAGCCGCTGGGCCCTTGGCCTGGTGCCAGGGCTGAGCGTCGAGAATTTCCAGGGGCGGCTGGGCGGGCAGTGGAATGCCGACCGGATAGTGTGGCAACAGGACGCCAGCCGGGTAGAACTCGATCAGCCGGTCTTAGCCTGGTCGCCGTTTTGCCTTTTGCGCATGACCCTGTGCATCGAACAGCTCAAGGCTGACAGGATCGCCTTGCAACTGCCAGCCTCTTCCGATGCGCCGAGCAGCGGTCCGATCAGCCTGCCGGACCTGGACTTGCCCCTGGCGATCGAGCTGGGGGACGTCCAGGTGGGCAGCCTGTCGTTCAACGGCAGCGAACAGCTCAAGGGTTTGCAACTGGCGGCGCACTGGACCGCCGAAGGTCTGCAGATCGATTCGGTGCAATTGCAGCGTGACGAGCTGAGCCTGAAACTGTCCGGCCTGTTGCAGCCGCGTGGGGACTGGCCGCTGAGTGCTGCGGGCCAGCTGACATTGCCCGCACCGGGTGCGACACCTTGGGTGCTGGATTTGAAAGTCGACGGCGATCTGCTCAAGACCCTTGATCTTAGTGCTGACAGCAGCGGTTATCTGCAAGGTCGCCTCAAGGGCGATGTGCAACCGCTCGCGGACAACCTGCCGGCCAAGGTGCGCATTACCGCCGACGGCTTCAAGGCCGGCGCCGACCTGCCGGACACGCTGTTGCTCAATCAGCTGGAATTGACTGGCGAGGGTAATCTGAAAGAGGGCTACCAACTGCTCGGCAAGGCGAGTCTGCCCGCCGAGAAAGGCCCGGTGGCGTTGTCGCTCAGCGGCAAGGTTGACGCCAACGGCGCACACATCGCGGGTCTGGATCTGGATGCGGGCGACCAGCGAAGCCTCAAGCTCACCGGGCAACTGGATTGGCGCGAAGGCTTGAGCGCCGAAGCGAAAATCGCCTGGCTGGACTTCCCTTGGCATCGCCTCTATCCACTGATCGACGAACCGCAAGTCACGTTGCGCCGTTTCAATGGCGAGGTCTCGTACACCGATGGCAAATACCTCGGCAATTTCCAGGCAGCGCTGGACGGTCCCGCCGGGGCGTTCAGCCTGGACAGCCCGTTCAGCGGCGACCTGACGCAAATCCATTTGCCACAGCTCAAGCTCGGCGCCGGACAGGGCAAGGCCGAAGGGCACTTGAGCCTGCAATTCGCCGATGGCATTGCCTGGGACACGGCGCTTGAACTGTCGGCCATCAACCCAGCGTACTGGCTTGGCGAGCTGCCCGGCACGCTGGCCGGGCCGTTACGCAGTAAGGGCGCGCTGAGAAACGACCAGCTCGAGCTCGAAGCGGACCTGGACCTCAAGGGCAAACTGCGCGGCCAACCGGCGCTGCTCCAAGCCAAGGCCAGCGGCGCGGGCGAGCAGTGGAACCTCGGTGCGCTGGATATTCGCCTGGGCGACAACCGCATCAACGGCGCTGCCAGCCTGCAACAAAAACTGACCGGCCAGATCGACATCAAGCTGTCACGGCTGGCCCAACTCTGGCCGCAACTGCGCGGCCAGGTCATGGGCCGTCTCGACATGGCGGGGACGCTCAAGGCGCCCCAAGGCAAATTCGGCTTGCAGGGCACGCAGCTGGCCTTCCAGGACAACCGCCTGCAAAGCCTGAACCTGGACGCGACGCTCGACAGCGGGCAGCGGGGCAAGGTCAATCTGAAGGCGAGCGGTATCAGCACCGGCGAAACATCGCTCGGCGTGTTGACGGTCAGCGGCCAGGGCGACATCAAGCAGCAGAAACTCAATCTCGACCTGCAAGGGCCGCAATTGGAAAGCACCTTGACCCTCGACGGTTCGCTTGACCAAGGCAACTGGCGTGGACGCCTCGCCAGCGGCGACGTGCAAGTTGGCGGGCAAACCTGGCGCTTGCAGGCGCCGGCGAAGCTGGAGCGCCTGGCCAACGGCACGCTGAACTTCGGTGCCCACTGTTGGCGATCCGGCCAGGCCAGCCTCTGCGGGGAAGATCAGCGCCTGATACCGGAGCCAAGGCTGCGCTATCACCTCAAGCAGTTCCCCATCGAAAGCCTGGCCCAGTGGATGCCCAAGGACTTCAGCTGGCGAGGTCAACTCAATGCCGACCTGCAACTGGACCTGCCGGCCAGCGGCCCGAACGGTCGAGTGTCGGTGGATGCCAGCGGCGGAACCTTGCGGATTCGAGATAATGAGCAGGGCAAGGGGCAATGGCTGGATTTTCCCTACCAGACCCTGACGCTGAACAGTCGCCTGACGCCCACGCGTATCGACACGGATCTCAATTTCGTCGGTGCCCGGCTCGGTGAATTGATGCTCCAGGCCCGAATCAATCCGTTGCCAGCCAGCAAACCGTTGAGTGGCACCTTCCGGTTGAGTGGCCTGGACCTGTCGGTGGCCCGGCCGTTCGTGCCGATGGTGGAAACCCTGACCGGCCATTTGAACGGCAGCGGCACGCTGTCCGGTGGCTTGCTTGCGCCACAGGTCAACGGCAACCTCGTGCTCAGTGACGGCGAAGTGTCCGGCCCGCAATTACCGATCAGCCTCGAAGCCTTGCAGGTACGAGCGATGATCGCTGGGGAAACGGTACGCCTCGAGGGCGATTGGAAAAGTGGCAAGGACGGGCAGGGCCGCCTGGCCGGGAACATCGGTTGGGGTGAGGCCCTGACGCTGGACCTGGCGCTCAAGGGCTCGCAACTGCCGGTCACCGTCGAGCCCTATGCGGTGCTGGACGTGGCGCCGGACCTGAACATCACGATGCAAGGGGAGCGGCTTTCGATTGCCGGCAAGGTCCTGGTGCCCAAGGGCGAGATCACCATTCGGGAACTGCCGCCGTCCACGGTCAAGGTCTCGGATGACACGGTGATCGTCGGCCACCAGACTGAAGAGGGCAAGGCGCCGATGGCCATGGCAATGGACATCGACGTGATCGTCGGCCAGGAAAAACTCGCCTTCTCGGGTTTCGGCCTGACGGCCAATGTGAAAGGACAGGTGCACATCGGCGACAACATGGACACCCGCGGCGAACTCTGGCTCAACGACGGTAAATACCGGGCCTACGGACAGCGGCTGACGGTGCGCCGTGCGAGGTTGTTGTTCGCCGGGCCCATCGACCAGCCGTACCTGGACATCGAGGCGATCCGCCAGACCGACGATGTCATCGCCGGCATCCGCTTGAGCGGCAGCGCCGAACAGCCGGCCACGCAGATTTTCTCGGAGCCGGCGATGAGCCAGGAGCAGGCCTTGTCCTATCTGGTGCTGGGCCGGCCATTGAGCACCACCGGGGAGGATAACAACATGCTCGCCCAGGCAGCGCTGGGCCTGGGCTTGATGGGCAGTTCCGGGGTGACCACCAGCCTCGCCAATAACCTGGGGATTGAAGATTTCCAGCTCGACACCCAAGGCAGCGGCAACGACACCAGCGTGGTCGCCAGCGGCAACCTGTCGGAAAAACTCAGCCTGCGCTACGGCGTGGGTGTGTTCGAACCGGCCAACACCATCGCGTTGCGCTACAAGCTGAGCAAGAAGGTCTACCTCGAAGCCGCGAGCGGCGTCGCCAGTTCACTGGATATCTTCTACAAGCGCGATTTCTGA
- the xthA gene encoding exodeoxyribonuclease III, producing MKIVSFNINGLRARPHQLAALIDKHQPDVIGLQETKVHDEQFPLAEVQALGYHVHYHGQKGHYGVALLSRQPPLTLHKGFETDEEDAQRRFIWGTFADANGVPVTVMNGYFPQGESRDHPTKFPAKERFYNDLQQLLETRFSNEQPVVVMGDVNISPEDCDIGIGPDNMKRWLKTGKCSFLPEEREWMARLKNWGLVDSFRHLNPDVTDRFSWFDYRSRGFEDEPKRGLRIDLILASQGLLPRVKDAGVDYELRGMEKPSDHAPIWLQLS from the coding sequence ATGAAGATCGTCTCCTTCAACATCAACGGCCTGCGAGCCCGTCCCCATCAGTTGGCGGCACTGATCGACAAGCACCAGCCGGACGTGATCGGGTTGCAGGAAACCAAGGTCCACGATGAACAGTTCCCACTGGCCGAGGTGCAAGCCCTGGGTTATCACGTGCATTACCACGGTCAGAAAGGCCACTACGGTGTCGCCCTGCTCTCGCGCCAGCCGCCACTGACGCTGCACAAAGGCTTCGAGACCGACGAGGAAGATGCCCAGCGGCGTTTCATCTGGGGCACCTTTGCCGATGCCAATGGTGTGCCGGTGACCGTCATGAACGGTTATTTCCCACAAGGTGAAAGCCGTGATCACCCCACCAAATTCCCGGCCAAGGAACGCTTCTACAATGACTTGCAGCAGTTGCTGGAAACACGCTTCAGCAACGAGCAACCGGTCGTGGTGATGGGCGATGTGAATATTTCGCCGGAAGACTGCGACATCGGCATCGGCCCGGACAACATGAAGCGCTGGCTGAAGACCGGCAAATGCAGCTTCCTGCCGGAAGAGCGCGAGTGGATGGCCCGCCTGAAGAACTGGGGCCTGGTGGACAGCTTCCGTCACCTGAACCCGGACGTCACCGACCGCTTCAGCTGGTTCGACTACCGCAGCCGCGGTTTCGAAGACGAGCCCAAGCGCGGCCTGCGCATCGACTTGATCCTGGCGTCCCAGGGCCTGCTGCCACGGGTCAAGGATGCTGGCGTGGACTATGAATTGCGAGGCATGGAAAAACCGTCGGATCATGCGCCGATCTGGTTGCAATTGAGCTGA
- a CDS encoding MarR family winged helix-turn-helix transcriptional regulator, with protein MKHFTPDEFHNCHLGMLLGRAALLKDRIIDTHMEPVGITAAQFKVLIIMAQHGIDTPVELCRYLSLDSGSMTRMLDRLEQKGFLVRQRSAEDRRQVRLVLTEAGQALADRLPFIGADAMNQLAGAISREELQTLENILKKILLAAGDPITVLRLGEK; from the coding sequence ATGAAGCACTTCACCCCGGACGAATTCCACAATTGCCATCTCGGCATGCTGCTCGGCCGCGCCGCGCTGCTCAAGGATCGAATCATCGACACGCACATGGAGCCTGTCGGCATCACCGCCGCGCAGTTCAAGGTGCTGATCATCATGGCCCAGCACGGCATCGACACGCCGGTGGAGCTGTGCCGGTACCTGTCGCTGGACAGCGGCTCAATGACGCGGATGCTCGATCGCCTGGAGCAGAAGGGCTTCCTGGTTCGCCAACGCTCGGCGGAGGATCGCCGCCAGGTTCGCCTGGTGCTGACCGAGGCCGGCCAAGCGCTGGCCGATCGCCTGCCGTTTATCGGCGCCGACGCCATGAATCAACTGGCCGGTGCCATCAGTCGCGAGGAGCTGCAGACCCTCGAGAACATCCTCAAGAAAATACTGCTCGCCGCCGGTGATCCCATCACTGTGCTGCGATTGGGGGAAAAATGA
- a CDS encoding efflux RND transporter periplasmic adaptor subunit, whose product MATAQATQQTPQDAGNPRKRKVMLLALTLVVILGGVGVWAWHELYGRWSESTDDAYVNGNVVEITPQVTGTVVSIGADDGDLVREGQVLVQFDPNDAEVALQSAQANLARTVRQVRGLYSNVDGMKAQVHAQEAEVQKAQENYNRRRNLAAGGAISQEELSHARDDLTSAQNALANARQQLKTSSALVDDTVVSSHPDVQAAAAQLRQAYLTNARSTLIAPVTGYVAKRTVQLGQRVQPGTALMAVIPLDQLWIDANFKETQLRDMRIGQPVDIETDLYGSDVKYSGTVDSLGAGTGSAFALLPAQNATGNWIKIVQRVPVRIHINAEELARHPLRVGLSTQVDVNLHDQSGPVLAQQPPQKATFSTQVYDRQLADADAMITRLIHENSAVAGKTAQR is encoded by the coding sequence ATGGCAACTGCCCAAGCAACACAACAAACCCCACAGGACGCTGGCAACCCGCGTAAACGCAAGGTAATGCTGCTGGCCCTGACCTTGGTCGTCATTCTCGGCGGCGTCGGTGTCTGGGCCTGGCACGAACTGTATGGCCGCTGGAGCGAAAGCACCGACGATGCCTACGTCAACGGCAACGTGGTGGAAATCACCCCGCAAGTCACCGGCACGGTGGTGAGCATCGGCGCCGATGACGGCGACCTGGTGCGCGAAGGCCAGGTGCTGGTGCAGTTCGATCCGAACGATGCCGAAGTTGCGCTGCAAAGCGCCCAGGCCAACCTGGCCCGTACCGTGCGCCAGGTGCGCGGCTTGTACAGCAATGTCGACGGCATGAAGGCGCAAGTCCATGCGCAAGAAGCCGAAGTGCAGAAGGCCCAGGAGAACTACAACCGACGCAGGAACCTGGCGGCGGGCGGGGCGATTTCCCAGGAAGAACTGTCCCATGCCCGGGATGACCTGACCTCGGCGCAGAACGCGCTGGCTAATGCTCGGCAGCAGCTCAAGACCTCCAGCGCGTTGGTGGATGACACCGTGGTGTCGTCCCATCCCGACGTGCAAGCCGCCGCCGCGCAACTGCGCCAGGCCTATTTGACCAACGCGCGCAGCACCTTGATTGCGCCAGTGACCGGTTATGTCGCCAAGCGCACCGTGCAACTGGGCCAGCGAGTGCAGCCGGGTACGGCGCTGATGGCGGTCATTCCGCTGGATCAGTTGTGGATCGACGCCAACTTCAAGGAAACCCAGCTGCGCGACATGCGCATCGGCCAGCCGGTTGACATCGAGACCGATCTCTATGGCAGCGATGTGAAGTACAGCGGCACGGTCGACAGTCTGGGCGCCGGGACCGGGAGTGCATTCGCCTTGCTGCCGGCGCAGAACGCCACCGGCAACTGGATCAAGATCGTCCAGCGGGTGCCGGTGCGCATCCATATCAACGCCGAGGAGCTGGCCAGGCATCCGCTGCGGGTCGGACTGTCGACCCAGGTCGACGTCAACCTGCATGACCAGAGCGGGCCGGTACTGGCCCAGCAGCCACCGCAAAAAGCCACGTTCAGCACCCAAGTCTATGACCGCCAGCTGGCCGATGCCGACGCGATGATCACACGGCTGATCCATGAAAACAGTGCGGTGGCGGGCAAGACCGCACAGCGCTGA